Proteins from a genomic interval of Leifsonia shinshuensis:
- a CDS encoding APC family permease, with product MSATQYEASTVEEPDLPSGLNRGSIGLGGTLMQSIAQISPTLGIFYTIAFTTGQAGVTAPLTYLAAFLVCLIIAVPMRGLARHLPSAGGFYTYVSAGIGPKAGFMTGWLYAIMVTVVPAALAAFTGAVLQDELSGKYGFDVPWWVYAVVILAICFACAYRGIVISIKFLVVMTCFEMVVGLGLALSGLIHPGPGGVNLKGFNPANITDGSGFFLAIVLSIFAFTGFESAAAVGEESRDPKRIVPKAIIGSLTLIGIFYVVTAWGLQIGWGTSDLGKLASSPTAPAFVLADRLFDGASIIILIALVNSGLGVCIACTTSATRTIFGIARTGALPSVLATVQRKHRTPVVAVYVQSIVAVVVCLAVGLPLGPYNLFNLLGTAGTFVYIPIFILMNVAAFLFFRRHHPDEFSVWAYVVAPIVSTVALLLIAYYSIVPLPDFPVLLAPFIAVLYVVIGLAVLIGRNLRPGNRAWMARAGELPEVD from the coding sequence ATGTCAGCAACCCAGTACGAAGCCTCGACGGTGGAGGAGCCCGATCTCCCCTCCGGTCTCAACCGAGGCTCCATCGGGCTCGGCGGCACCCTGATGCAGTCGATCGCCCAGATCTCGCCGACCCTCGGCATCTTCTACACGATCGCCTTCACGACCGGCCAGGCCGGTGTCACCGCTCCGCTGACCTACCTCGCGGCCTTCCTCGTCTGCCTCATCATCGCGGTGCCGATGCGCGGGCTCGCCCGCCACCTCCCCTCCGCCGGCGGCTTCTACACCTACGTCTCGGCGGGGATCGGCCCGAAGGCCGGATTCATGACCGGCTGGCTCTACGCGATCATGGTCACCGTCGTCCCCGCCGCGCTCGCCGCCTTCACCGGCGCCGTGCTCCAGGACGAGCTGTCCGGCAAGTACGGGTTCGACGTGCCGTGGTGGGTCTATGCGGTCGTCATCCTCGCGATCTGCTTCGCGTGCGCCTACCGCGGGATCGTCATCTCGATCAAGTTCCTCGTCGTGATGACCTGCTTCGAGATGGTCGTCGGACTCGGGCTAGCGCTTTCCGGCCTCATCCACCCCGGCCCCGGCGGCGTGAACCTAAAGGGTTTCAACCCGGCCAACATCACCGACGGCTCCGGCTTCTTCCTCGCGATCGTCCTCTCGATCTTCGCGTTCACCGGCTTCGAGAGCGCCGCCGCCGTCGGCGAGGAGTCGCGCGACCCGAAGCGGATCGTGCCCAAGGCGATCATCGGCTCGCTCACCCTCATCGGCATCTTCTACGTCGTCACCGCCTGGGGCCTGCAGATCGGCTGGGGCACCAGCGACCTCGGCAAGCTCGCGTCGTCGCCCACCGCTCCGGCGTTCGTGCTCGCTGACCGCCTGTTCGACGGCGCTTCGATCATCATCCTGATCGCACTCGTCAACTCCGGCCTCGGCGTCTGCATCGCCTGCACCACCAGCGCGACCCGCACGATCTTCGGGATCGCCCGCACCGGTGCCCTCCCGTCCGTGCTCGCGACCGTTCAGCGGAAGCACCGCACGCCGGTCGTCGCGGTCTACGTGCAGTCGATCGTCGCGGTGGTGGTCTGCCTCGCCGTCGGTCTCCCGCTCGGCCCGTACAACCTCTTCAACCTGCTCGGGACCGCGGGGACCTTCGTCTACATCCCGATCTTCATCCTGATGAACGTCGCCGCGTTCCTCTTCTTCCGGCGGCACCACCCCGACGAGTTCAGCGTCTGGGCGTACGTGGTCGCGCCGATCGTGTCCACGGTCGCGCTACTGCTGATCGCCTACTACAGCATCGTTCCGCTCCCGGACTTCCCGGTGCTGCTGGCACCGTTCATCGCCGTCCTCTACGTGGTCATCGGCCTTGCCGTCCTGATCGGCCGCAACCTGCGTCCGGGGAATCGGGCCTGGATGGCACGCGCAGGGGAGTTGCCTGAGGTTGACTGA
- a CDS encoding DeoR/GlpR family DNA-binding transcription regulator, whose amino-acid sequence MNAETRQQQILEQLARRGEATIAELSARFDVSEMTIRRDLNQLAAAGVVVRTHGGAAPAASGSFEPPFGLRSRTNSEAKRQIAIAVAKQVLDGQTVILDGGTTGLAIAEELVGRNITVCALNLRVADILSAESATRVMIPGGLIRTGESSIVGSEAERALQNFRYDLYVMTASAVDAAAGFTEWNLEDAAIKRASLAASRRTIAAVDSSKFGREAFARICGLDQVAAVVTDAAISSEQKRDFSVSGTELLIA is encoded by the coding sequence ATGAACGCCGAAACCCGCCAGCAGCAGATCCTCGAGCAGCTCGCCCGCCGCGGCGAGGCCACGATCGCGGAGCTCAGCGCCCGGTTCGACGTGTCGGAGATGACCATCCGCCGCGACCTCAACCAGCTCGCCGCCGCCGGCGTCGTCGTCCGCACCCACGGCGGGGCCGCGCCTGCGGCGAGCGGGAGCTTCGAGCCGCCGTTCGGTCTGCGCTCGCGCACCAACAGCGAGGCGAAGCGGCAGATCGCCATCGCCGTCGCCAAGCAGGTGCTCGACGGCCAGACCGTCATCCTCGACGGCGGGACGACCGGCCTGGCCATCGCGGAGGAGCTCGTGGGCAGGAACATCACGGTGTGCGCCCTGAACCTCCGCGTCGCCGACATTCTCTCCGCGGAGTCCGCCACCCGCGTCATGATCCCGGGCGGGCTCATCCGGACGGGCGAGTCGAGCATTGTCGGCTCCGAGGCGGAACGTGCGCTGCAGAACTTCCGCTACGACCTCTACGTGATGACGGCCTCCGCCGTCGACGCCGCCGCCGGGTTCACCGAGTGGAATCTCGAGGACGCCGCGATCAAGCGCGCCAGCCTCGCCGCGTCACGACGGACCATCGCCGCCGTCGACTCCTCCAAGTTCGGCCGCGAGGCGTTCGCCCGCATCTGCGGCCTCGACCAGGTCGCCGCCGTCGTCACCGACGCGGCGATCAGCTCAGAACAGAAGCGCGACTTCTCGGTGTCCGGCACCGAGCTGCTGATCGCCTGA
- a CDS encoding GMC family oxidoreductase, whose amino-acid sequence MNTTPSLPTRVDTLVIGGGTGGAAFAGTLAAHSDETVLLVEAGPDYGAFDRSAWPADMLDARSIPLSHDYDLRTARSSGEGALDLPRARIIGGCSAHNGCTASVGARFEYDEWAGLGNPGWSADEVAPLLDAVRERFRVRRYTMPELTPPQRAFVEAGVAAGLPFADDLDDLEAAEGIGPMPVNISDGVRWNSAFAFLDPVRDRPNLTIAGGVAVTGLSFDGTRVTGAFVTHASGVAHIDAGRVVLAAGAYHSPAILLRSGVGPAAELTALGIPVVADVPGVGKHLLDHECVQLDFAGRPGLVDELAALDWNPDEQTVGRARSSVCDDGPYDIHVFMVAGANSGHPGLPPITLYGGAMRARSEGSVTLGLGLDVTEPVIDHRYGTDPDGHDRTVLREALDLLESMVSQPGLAEVLGERVGKADPLDDIVNYCHPAGTCKMGPSTDPLAVVDNDGAVHGVTGLYVADASIMPTITRGNINLPTAMIGVNVANRLLGARVLDAAGTTADAR is encoded by the coding sequence ATGAACACCACACCATCCCTTCCCACCCGCGTCGATACCCTCGTCATCGGCGGCGGCACCGGGGGCGCCGCGTTCGCGGGGACCCTCGCCGCGCACAGCGACGAGACCGTCCTCCTGGTGGAGGCCGGCCCCGACTACGGGGCGTTCGACCGGAGCGCATGGCCGGCCGACATGCTCGACGCGCGCTCGATCCCGCTGTCGCACGACTACGACCTCCGGACCGCCCGGTCGTCCGGCGAGGGGGCGCTCGATCTTCCGCGTGCCCGGATCATCGGCGGCTGCTCGGCGCACAACGGCTGCACCGCCTCGGTCGGGGCGCGGTTCGAGTACGACGAGTGGGCCGGGCTCGGCAACCCGGGCTGGTCGGCCGACGAGGTCGCTCCGCTGCTCGACGCGGTCCGGGAGCGCTTCCGCGTCCGCCGCTACACGATGCCGGAGCTCACGCCGCCGCAGCGCGCATTCGTGGAGGCGGGGGTGGCGGCGGGCCTTCCGTTCGCCGACGACCTGGACGACCTGGAGGCCGCGGAGGGGATCGGCCCGATGCCGGTCAACATCTCGGACGGCGTGCGCTGGAACAGTGCCTTCGCCTTCCTGGACCCGGTGCGCGACCGCCCCAACCTGACCATCGCGGGAGGCGTGGCCGTCACCGGACTCAGCTTCGACGGCACGCGGGTCACCGGAGCGTTCGTCACGCACGCGTCCGGCGTCGCCCACATCGACGCGGGGCGGGTCGTGCTCGCCGCCGGCGCCTACCACTCGCCCGCGATTCTGCTGCGCTCGGGCGTCGGTCCAGCGGCCGAGCTGACGGCGCTCGGCATACCGGTGGTCGCCGACGTGCCCGGCGTCGGCAAGCACCTGCTCGATCATGAGTGCGTGCAACTCGACTTCGCCGGCCGCCCCGGCCTTGTCGACGAGCTCGCCGCGCTGGACTGGAACCCGGATGAGCAGACTGTCGGCCGCGCCCGCTCCAGCGTCTGCGACGACGGCCCCTACGACATCCACGTGTTCATGGTCGCCGGCGCCAACAGTGGCCACCCCGGGCTGCCGCCGATCACCCTTTACGGCGGGGCGATGCGCGCCCGCTCCGAGGGCAGCGTCACGCTCGGCCTCGGCCTCGATGTCACCGAACCGGTGATCGACCACCGTTACGGGACGGATCCCGACGGCCACGACCGCACCGTCCTGCGCGAGGCGCTGGACCTGCTCGAGTCGATGGTGTCGCAGCCGGGGCTGGCCGAGGTGCTCGGCGAGCGCGTCGGGAAGGCCGACCCGCTGGACGACATCGTCAATTACTGCCATCCGGCGGGCACCTGCAAGATGGGGCCGTCCACCGACCCGCTCGCGGTGGTCGACAACGACGGTGCTGTGCACGGGGTGACCGGGCTCTACGTCGCGGACGCGTCGATCATGCCGACGATCACCCGGGGCAACATCAACCTGCCGACCGCGATGATCGGGGTGAACGTCGCGAACCGCCTGCTCGGCGCGCGCGTCCTCGACGCCGCGGGCACGACCGCGGACGCGCGCTGA
- a CDS encoding SIS domain-containing protein, whose protein sequence is MTTLTPFEEDILEQPAALRRLVTAGPAPELAALGGRRWDRIVFTGMGSSHFASIPTWRSAVSAGHDAWRVDAGELLDAPGLLTPGTLLVATSQSGASGEVVELLDRLDSGRLRTGAVVGIAADAASPLALQSDVYLPLLSGDEATVSTKSYLNTLAVHRRLAAVLAGEEPATVEGEIAAAADAVEAQLGREIDAGLAARVLEPARPRLAAVAKRDDAATALLAGLITKESSKVAIEAYVGGQFRHGPFELAGPGMTAFLYGAYEADADESTARLAADLVDSGAHVVVVGDLRVDGATIVRTPDGPSLARLATGAVVAELVAVDLARTNGVVPGAFAFGSKVTTTL, encoded by the coding sequence ATGACGACGCTCACCCCCTTCGAAGAGGACATCCTGGAGCAGCCCGCCGCCCTGCGCCGACTCGTGACGGCGGGCCCGGCGCCGGAGCTCGCCGCCCTCGGCGGACGCCGCTGGGACCGGATCGTGTTCACCGGCATGGGCAGCTCGCACTTCGCGAGCATCCCGACCTGGCGCAGCGCGGTCAGCGCCGGCCACGACGCCTGGCGCGTCGACGCCGGGGAGCTGCTCGACGCGCCGGGGCTCCTGACGCCCGGCACGCTGCTCGTCGCGACCTCGCAGTCCGGCGCCAGCGGTGAGGTGGTCGAGCTGCTCGACCGGCTGGACTCCGGTCGGCTCCGTACCGGCGCCGTGGTCGGGATCGCCGCTGACGCCGCCAGCCCGCTCGCGCTCCAGTCCGACGTTTACCTTCCGCTCCTCAGCGGGGACGAGGCGACGGTGAGCACGAAGAGCTACCTCAACACCCTGGCCGTGCACCGCCGCCTCGCCGCCGTGCTCGCCGGCGAGGAGCCGGCAACCGTGGAGGGTGAGATCGCCGCGGCGGCCGACGCCGTCGAGGCCCAGCTCGGGCGCGAAATAGACGCCGGCCTCGCAGCCCGCGTGCTGGAGCCCGCGCGCCCACGGCTGGCGGCCGTCGCCAAGCGCGACGACGCCGCGACCGCCCTACTCGCCGGGCTTATCACGAAGGAGTCGTCGAAGGTCGCCATCGAGGCCTACGTCGGTGGCCAGTTCCGGCACGGACCGTTCGAGCTCGCCGGACCCGGGATGACGGCGTTCCTGTACGGCGCCTACGAGGCCGACGCCGACGAGAGCACCGCCCGGCTGGCCGCCGACCTCGTGGACAGCGGCGCGCACGTGGTCGTCGTCGGCGACCTCCGTGTCGACGGTGCGACGATCGTCCGAACGCCTGACGGGCCGTCGCTGGCCCGCCTCGCGACGGGAGCAGTCGTGGCCGAGCTCGTCGCCGTCGACCTGGCGCGCACGAACGGTGTCGTGCCCGGCGCGTTCGCGTTCGGCAGCAAGGTGACGACGACGCTGTGA
- a CDS encoding ROK family protein — translation MSEDVSAEAASVDASGRGSDIAIGVDLGGTGTRLVALDGYGDTVAQLVVPTPGAVPADAAVDFLVERVASLAGEANVRSIGIGASGPIDADGVIRNDDTLPAFTGVDLAGALAAAFGAPVAVDNDAVTAAIGEAVAGAGRPFRSVLMLTLGTGVGVAALVEGGPVRGADGVHPEAGHLSLSGRTAPCYCGRSACFEQVGSRTALQRSASALLARPSGGPQDIRTVFDRALDGDAAAAALFDDYGSGIADGLLDLLTVHRSAGVVLGGSAASYFAAYAPALLARLGEVATYSATPPVRVSELGDLGGALGAAILGSRRPDRSSWLMLGRGR, via the coding sequence GTGAGCGAGGACGTGAGCGCGGAAGCCGCGAGCGTGGACGCGTCAGGGCGCGGATCCGATATCGCGATCGGGGTGGACCTCGGCGGTACCGGGACCAGGCTGGTCGCTCTCGACGGCTACGGCGACACCGTCGCGCAGCTGGTCGTCCCGACGCCCGGCGCGGTCCCCGCGGACGCCGCGGTCGACTTCCTGGTGGAGCGGGTCGCCTCGCTCGCCGGAGAGGCGAACGTCCGCTCGATCGGGATCGGCGCGAGCGGGCCGATCGACGCGGACGGCGTCATCCGGAACGACGACACCCTCCCCGCCTTCACGGGCGTCGACCTCGCCGGGGCGCTCGCCGCCGCCTTCGGCGCGCCCGTCGCAGTCGACAACGACGCTGTGACGGCCGCCATCGGGGAGGCGGTCGCGGGCGCCGGCCGGCCGTTCCGGAGCGTGCTCATGCTGACCCTCGGCACCGGCGTCGGCGTGGCCGCGCTGGTGGAAGGCGGACCGGTCCGCGGCGCCGACGGTGTCCACCCGGAAGCCGGTCACCTCAGCCTGTCCGGCCGGACGGCGCCCTGTTACTGCGGCCGGAGCGCGTGCTTCGAGCAGGTCGGGTCGCGCACGGCGTTGCAGCGCTCGGCGAGCGCGCTGCTCGCCCGGCCGAGCGGAGGCCCGCAGGACATCCGGACGGTGTTCGACCGCGCTCTCGACGGAGACGCGGCCGCTGCGGCGCTGTTCGACGACTACGGCAGCGGGATCGCCGACGGCCTCCTGGATCTGCTCACCGTGCACCGCTCAGCGGGCGTCGTGCTCGGTGGCAGCGCGGCTTCCTACTTCGCCGCGTACGCTCCCGCGCTCCTCGCGCGGCTGGGCGAGGTCGCGACGTACTCCGCGACGCCGCCGGTGCGGGTGTCGGAGCTCGGCGACCTCGGCGGCGCCCTCGGGGCGGCGATCCTCGGGTCCCGGCGCCCGGACCGCAGCTCGTGGCTCATGCTCGGCCGTGGGCGGTAG